cacacacacatccccgCACCTTCTCCACGTTGACGCTGGACTTGGCGCTGGTCTCGAAGAAGCGGATCCCGTGCTCCTTTGCCAGCTGGGGGGCAAGAGGAACCCCCAGCTTGGACCTGGGAGGTGGGTCCTAGCCCCACGGTGCTCCCCCACAGTCCCATGGCACTCCCTGAGCCCCACGGTGCCCCCCACGGCTCCACAGTGCCCCCCATTGCTCCACAGTGCCCTCCTAGCCCCGTGGcactcccccagccccacagtgccctcccagccccacggTGCTCCCCCACAGTCCCATGGCACTCCCTGAGCCCCAtggtgccccccagccccacggtGCCATCCTAGCCCCACGGTGCCCCCCACGGCTCCACAGTGCCCTCCTACCCCATGGTGCCTCCCACAGTCCCATGgtgccccccagacccacagttctcctcccagccccacgGTGCCCCCCACAGTCCCACAGTGCCTTCCTAGCCCCACGGTGCCCCCCATGGCTCCACAGTGCCCCCCATTGCTCCACAGTGCCCTCCTAGCCCCTTGGCACTCCCCCAGCCCTTCAGTGCCCCCCTCAGACCCACGGTGCCTCCCACAGTCCCATAgtgccccccagacccacagttctcctcccagccccacgGTGCCCCCCACAGTCCCATGGCACTCCCTGAGCCCCACGGTGCCCTCCTAGCCCCACGGtacccccccagccccatggtGCCCTCCTAGCCCCGTGGCACTCCCCCAAGCCCTtcagtgccccccccagtcCCACGGTGCCCCCTgagccccacagtgcccccccagccccacggtGCCCCCTCTACCTTCTCGGCCTCCTCCCGCTGCACCTTGCGTTTGCCCTCCATGTCGCACTTGTTGCCGATGAGGAGTCGCTCGACACCGGCGTAGGCGTTCTGCGGGTGGGAGGGGATGGGcaggaccccctcagcccccccttggtgtccctgcaccccctcctGTGCTTCCGATCCCCCTCCTATGTCCTTGCTGTACCCCCATGTCCCTGATGCCCTGTCGTACCTCCCATGTCCCTGATGTCCCCTCGAGTCCCTGTCCCCCTCATGTCTCTATTTCCCCCCACGTCCCTGATGTCCCCCtatgtccctgtccctgtcccccacatcccccactCACCTCCTTGATGCTTTTCATCCAGTTCTGGATGTTCTCGAAGGATTTCTCGTCAGTGATATCATACACCAGGACGATGCCCTGAGGGGACATCGCGATCAGGGGGGACACTGCAATcaggggggacacagggggtcCCCTCGTCCCTAGGTGGCTGTGTTTCCTCCCCCCCAGCCTCTTTTTGGGGTGCTGCCCCCGCTCTCCGTACCATGGCTCCCCGATAATACGCGGTGGTGATGGTTTTGAAGCGCTCTTGTCCCGCTGTGTCCCTGCGGCACaggaggaggtgaggggggggctcggtggggacattgggggtGAGGTCCCCAATGTGTCCCCCCTCCTCACTTACCAGACCTGCAGCTTGATCTTCTTCCCATCAATGTCCACCGTCCGGATCTTGAAGTCGATCCCTGtggtgggagaagagagagacaggagTCGGTGATGGTGGAACCAGCTCCacttcccagtgctcccagtcccaaGCTCTGGTTTCCCAGTGACCCTTGGGCAACCCAGGAATGGAGTTGGGGGGATCCTGGTGAGTCCTAGagaggtttttttgggggggccaTGAGTCCCTGGGGGGACCTGAGGGGGTACAGAGGTCCTTGTGAGTCCTTGAGAAGTTGGGGGGGGCCTGGTGAGTCCTGGGGGGACCCAAGAGGGGACCCCGTGACTCCCAGAGGGTCTcgggaaggaggggaggggccTGGTGAGTCCTGGGATGGATTCCGGGGGGGCTCCTGGAGGAGGAGATCCAGTGATTCCCAAAGGAAGGATCCTGGGGGTCCCGGTGAGTCCCGAGGCGGTGTCCCAGGTGGGTCCTGGAGAGTCCTGGTGGGGGTTCCGGGGGGTGGGTCCCAGAAGcggggtcctgggggggctccTGGAGGGGGGATCCTGCAGGGGGTGTCCCGGGGGGGGATTCTTGAGGTTTCCAGGGGGGTCCTGGGACGGAATCCGGTGAGTCCTGGGGgtgaggggtcctgaggggttcGAGGGGGGGTCCCGGGAGGATCATGGGGAGATCTcgggggggtcccagaggggggggtcctgggttGGATCCCGGGTGGGGTCCCAAGGAGGGTttgaggcgggggggagaagggatccCGGGGCGGATTCCGGTGAGTCCTGGAGGTGGGGGGGTCCCGCAAGAGAGGTCCCGGGGGCATCCAGGGAGGGGTCCCGGGGGGTGAATCCGCTAAGTcctgggggtgaggggaccaGGGGGGTCCCGGAGGGGGGAGTCTCGGGGGAGGGGGGACCCAGAGCGGGGGTCCTGGGTCGGATCCCGGGTGGGGTCCGGGGGGGTTTCAGGGGGGCGTCCAGGAGGGATCCCGAGTGTGGGAATACGGTGAGtcctgggggtgggggtgggtcCTGGAAGGGGGGGTTCTTGGGTGGGAGGTCTCGGAGGGGGGGTTGGGAGGGGTCTCTGAGGGGAGATCCGCGGTCGGGTTCCGGgtgggagctggagggggaTCCCGAGGGGTCCcggggggtccgggggggggtGTCCCGGGGTCCCGCGCACCGATGGTGGAGATGTAGGTGCTGGAGAAGCTGTCCTCGGCGAAGCGGATGACCAGGCAGGTCTTGCCCACGCCGCTGTCCCCGATCAGCAGCAGCTTGAAGAGGTGGTCGTACGCCTTGGCCATggcccccgcccgccgccgccgccaccgggGCGGGGACTCTGCCCCGAGCCCCGCCTGCCCCTCGTGACGTCACACCCACCGTGACGTCACCGCGAGAACGGCGACGTCACGGACGCTGTCCCCGGAGGCGGACACGAGACCTTCCCAACATGGCGGCGCGCGACGTCACGGCTGCACAGGACACGCGACCTCCCCAACATGGCGGTGTGACGTCACGGTTGCACCACCTCCAAAGATGGCGGCGGACTCGCGACCTTCCCAACATGGCGGCGCGAAGTTATGGCTGGTCTGCCCCCAAAGATGGCGGCCGACACGTGTACTTCCCAATATGGCGGCGCGACGTCTCTTCTGCTGCAGACACGCGACCTTCCCAACATGGCGGGGGGAACAGCATGGCCGCTCTAGTGCCAAAGATGGCGGCTGAGTCTCGACCTTCCCAACATGGCGGCGCCAGGCTCCCCACTCGCCTCACTTCCGCCCGTGCGGGGAAGCCCCGCCAGCGGATGTAGCGGCGCCCGCTTCCGGCCTGGCCCCTTTTCGGTGGCGCTGCCTCCACGCCGACCATGCCTGTGAGCGCCCGCCCGGgccgcgccgcccccgccggCCTCCCTGTGCCCGCCGGGGCCCCGCGGCGCTGCTCGGGGCCTGGGGGGATGCCGGACGGGGGGAGGGGACGGGGAGCGGCGCTACGGGGGCTGCGGAGCGTGCTGCGATCGGCGCCATCTCCGCGGCGGGGGCCGCAAAATGGCGGCAggcggggatggggatggggatggggagggttGGGTACCGACTGCGTCCGGGGATGGCGCTTGCCGGGGCTGGGAGCGCCAACCGGGGCTTGGGGAGCGGGGCCGGTACCGGGCCAGGGCTGGGCGCTCCCCGGAGGCCGGGCACGAACCGGGACCGGGAGCCAACGGGGCTCTGAGAGCCGGGGCTGGAGGGTTGGGCGCTCGCCGAGGCTGAGAGCTCGACATTCACTTGGGGGCCGGGGATTAACCGGGGCCTCGGGACCGCGGCTGGGCACTAAAAGAGACCGAGTGGCCACTGGGACCTGGGGTCCGGTACCGGGCACTAACCGAGACGGAGAGCTGGGCGTTAAATGGCGTTCTAGGGGCCAGGGCTGGAGGGTTGGGCACTCACTGGGAGTCGGGCGTTAACGGGGACCGGATGCCAGCCGGGAACTGGGGTCGGGAACAGGTCACTCGCCAGGGCTGAGAGCTGTGCACCAACTGGGGTCAGGACTGTGCATTCCCCAAGGGAGTCTGGATGCTCACCGGGGCCTTGGCACTAACCGGGactgtccctgcagctggcCAAGGACCTGCTGCACCCTTCccctgaggaggagaagaggaagcacAAGAAGAAACGGCTCGTGCAGAGCCCCAACTCCTACTTCATGGACGTCAAATGCCCCGGTAGGAtaggaagcagagctgaggctCAGCCCTGGGCTCCCGGTGTGTCCCCCCCTTGCTCCCTCCTGActattcttccctttttccccagGTTGCTACAAGATCACGACGGTGTTCAGCCACGCTCAGACCGTCGTGTTGTGCGTGGGCTGCTCCACCGTGCTGTGCCAGCCCACAGGGGGAAAGGCCAGGCTGACAGAAGGTGGGTGTTGGGGGTGGCAGAGCGGATTTTGAGGTCCCCTTTGCTTCGGGGGAGTGGCTTTTGAGCCCCTTCTGCCTCGGGGGAGCCACTTTGATCCCAAAGGGACTGTTGGAAGTACTGACTTTCAGCTCTGGAAGGTTCAAAAaccccctgggcaacctgagaaCTAGGGCGGTGCTTTCTTTTTAAGGCAAAACAAGTTGAATTTGGGCTTGCGGGACTAGGAAATCCTTGTTTAAAAGGGTTTTACAGAGGTTTCAGCGTTTCTGACCACGCtccatgtttctttttcccttcctcaggCTGCTCTTTCCGACGGAAGCAGCACTAAAGCGGCGAGCGCAGGGGATGGATGGGACTACAGAGCAGGAGCTC
This window of the Cuculus canorus isolate bCucCan1 chromosome 28, bCucCan1.pri, whole genome shotgun sequence genome carries:
- the RAB13 gene encoding ras-related protein Rab-13, whose translation is MAKAYDHLFKLLLIGDSGVGKTCLVIRFAEDSFSSTYISTIGIDFKIRTVDIDGKKIKLQVWDTAGQERFKTITTAYYRGAMGIVLVYDITDEKSFENIQNWMKSIKENAYAGVERLLIGNKCDMEGKRKVQREEAEKLAKEHGIRFFETSAKSSVNVEKAFCTLARDILQKYSRKAAPGSSRPLLEPGPPRKAGGKCSLGVSV
- the RPS27 gene encoding 40S ribosomal protein S27, whose protein sequence is MPLAKDLLHPSPEEEKRKHKKKRLVQSPNSYFMDVKCPGCYKITTVFSHAQTVVLCVGCSTVLCQPTGGKARLTEGCSFRRKQH